The Chloroflexota bacterium region TTGGGGATAAAATCGATGTCGTGGGCGAACTTGGCGGTGGCGATCGCGCGCTGCACAGCGACGGCGTCCCCCGCACCGTGTCCGACTATGCTGATGCCGTTTACGCCGAAAATCGGACCGCCGCCGGCCGACCCAACGATGTTGGTCAGACCGCGAAGTTCTTCCAACACGGCGTCAACTTCCGCGTCTCCAAACTTGTCTCGCAACGCATTGTTCAGGTGCGAGGACAGCGCGCCGCCAAGCCCCTCGGTGAGCTTCATCACTATGTTGCCCACGAAGCCGTCGCACACGACCACTTCCGCCTTGCCGGCTGCTAGGTCGTCGCCCTCGATGTTGCCGATGAAGCGCAGTCCGCTCTTTTCGAGCAGTTCGGTCGCCTCGCGCACTTGGCGATTGCCCTTGCCCGCTTCCGCGCCAACGCTGAGTAACGCGACACGCGGCTCGCCGATGCCCCAGAACTGCCGCGCGAACACATCGCCGATGACCGCGAAACTGAGCATCTGCGTAGGGCGGCAATCAACATTCGTGCCAAGATCGATGATGAATGTGTTGGGCGACACGCCAACGACCGGTCCGCCGAGCGCCGGGCGGTCAACGCCTTCGGACAGCCCGAGTATCACCGCCGCCGACGCCATCGTACCGCCGGTCGATCCCATAGAGACCGCCGCGTGTGCCTTGCCCTGCTTCACCAATCCGGTCGCAACGATTATGGACGCGCGCGGCTTTTGCCTGAGAGCCAACGCAGGCGCTTCGCCTTCGACTATTACGCCCTCCGACGGCACGGGCATAATCGGCAGATTCGCCGTGTCGTGCTTGGCAAGCTCAGCCTGCACCTGTTCAGGATCGCCGACAAGCAGTATCTGCACGCCACCTTGTTTCGCCGCCGCTACTGCGCCTTCAACCACTTCGGCGGGCGCGTTGTCGCCGCCCATAGCGTCAACGGCTATGCGAACCGGCATATCTGTTGTGGTCAAGTCATACTCTCCTGTGGCGTTAGGCGCCGTTCGCGATACGCACGACCGCGTTTCCGTTGATTGCGATGTCTCCGTTGTCTTTGCGCACGCCGACGGCACAGTTCAATTCCCGCGCATCGTCGAATTCGCTGACCTTCCTGACACTGCCGAATGTCGCAATGGTCTCGCCCGGATATACCGGACCGCGAAAGCGCACCTTCAGGCTGCCGCTGTTGAGCCAGTCCTCGCCGAATGCCGTCGTCAGCATCTCGGATATGGACGCGAGAATCATCATACCATGCGCGATTGTGCCGTCGAGCGTCGTGCCGCCGAAGTCAGCACCGGCGGCAAACTCGGCATCGAGATGTATCGGGTTATGGTCGCCCGCCGCGTCCGCGTATCGCGCAATCTGCGGCTGCGTTATCGTCTTTTCAATTATGGGCAGCGTGTCGCCTTGCTGCATTTCCTGTCCATTCTACGGCAAGACAATGCCACCATGCCGTCATCATTGCTCTTGTGTCTGTTGCTGAATAATTCGCGCTGAATATCTTGTGCCGAACATCTTATTCAATAGTCGTAGGATGTGCCTGTGCCAATATGATCCGATATGACAAATGCCGCCAGCGTACATCACACGGGCAGCATAATCGTACTTTTGCCTTCCATCACCACACTGCCGTTTTCGCCCGCCGCAATCATGTTGACCACAAGAAAGCGGAAATTGCGCCGCACCGAGTTCTGCGCCACTGTCGCGCTGCAATCTAATGTTGCCCCCACGGGCACGGCAACGCCAAAGCCGAGTTCTTGGCTGGCGTGAATCGTGCCGCCGGGAATTTGCAGCGCGTTTATGACGGCGCTAAGGGAGAGCGCGGCGATAGCCATCGGGGGAACGAGCGGCGCGCCTGCGGCGTCCGTGGGACTGCTGCGGTCGTCCACCGCTGCGGTGTACGCGCTCACCGATTCGGTGTCCATGGTGATGGATTGGCTGGTCAGCGGCTGCCCGGCTTCCAGCGTGGCATAGTCAATCATTCGCGGGGATGCCCTCGATGGCGCAAAAGTATCCCCTAGATTATAGACAGGTAAGGGTTGCAACGCAACGAAATAGGCATGCTTCACGCCGAACCGCAGGCTACTTCGGCGGCAGCGACAAAGCAAACTCCAGCCCCCGCTCAACCCAGTTCGCAAGGTCGCCGTCAGAGGAAATGCCGTCAACCCCAACGACTACGAACCCGTGCATCGGCCTCCCCGTAAAGTCCATTTCGCGCGCATGCGGCAGTCGTAGCGCATCTTCGTATCGCTCCGCTCCCACCCGAACGATAACCTCGTTGCCCATCACGCCGCCCAGCATATTGCCATGCGCCATAAAACAAAGTCCACCGAACATCTTGCGCTCCACGATGCCCGACCGTTCTCCTAGCGACTGCCGAATACGCAGCGCAAGTTCTTCGTTGTACGCCAATCTGCCCCTCGCTTGCGCCTACTCCGCCGTTACACGCGGAATGAAATGGCGATGCCGCTGCATCAGCGTTATGCTTGCCTGATTACCAAGTTCCGCTTCGGCTGCAGCTACTGCGTCTTCGACCGTTTCGAATGCTTCGTAGCCCATGCGCCGCGCCGCGTCCGTATCGCGCACGCCGGCGAACATTATACGGCTGAGGTAGCGCTTCGGTATGCCTGAACTGTTCCACATGAAGAACGGGTGCGAGCCATGGTATGCGTGCCCATATCGATAGCCGTGTATGAACTCCGGCCGATGCGCGAACTCTTCGACATAGTTTTCCCAAAGCCAGTACGGGTCGGTCTCCTGTGTCAGAAGCTTGTCGTAGAACTCCTTGTACGGCGCGAACCGCCGCGCGTCAAACTGCGCTGTCAGTGGATGCGCCAGGATCGCTATGCCGCCTTCGCGCACCAGCGGCGTGCCTTGGAACTGCATAACCGTGTTCGCCATCGCCTGATTCGACGCAAGGATCGGGTTCACAGTGGAGAACTTGGAGTAGCACTCGTTCCAGTTCGCCACGCCAGCCACCAGAATGTCGGACTGCCCTTGCACATCCACGACCTGTTGCTCTTGGATCGCCGCGAGCGTGTATGGGTGCACTTCGGTCGGATGCCCACCGTTGATTTCGATTATGTCCTTGCGCGGCTCGGAGTTGTCGTACACCGATTCTATCGTGAATACGCGCCGTCCCTTCGCCTCAAGCGCCTGCTTTATCAGTGCGCCTTGCTCCCATACTAGCTTCTTGAACGCCGAGTTCTTCGGATCGTCAACCGATTGCCCGCTCGCGATGGGCCAAGGGCGGTGATGATGGCGGATGCTCTTGAAAGTGCCAAGCCCTACGGCGGTCGATTTCCATCCGCCGTTGAATGGCGCCCACATCGTGTTCAGGTAGATGAACTGGTCGGCGTCCAAAATCGCGCGATTCACTTCTACATCGAAACCCCGGCGCGTATAGCCGAGATGGACTATCTGCGACGGGTCTTCGGCGTCGTGGCAGTACAGGTTATTGTACCCGAACTGCAACACCAGCCGCCTGCCGAGGAATGTTTCCATCTCGGTGCGGCTCAGCTTGCGATGCAGCCCTTGCGACAGCAGCAGTGTGATGTTGCCCAGTGGCACGCCCGCCTTGCGCAGCTCTTCCACGACGACTTCGATTGCCGTCCGGCGAAAGTCTGTGCGCTGCGTGCGGAAGTACGCGCCCGATGCATCGTCGAACGCGATGACGACCTTCGACTTGCCGTTCACCAGCTTATGCAGCGGTTCGTGCGCGGTCGGATTTGCGATGACCTCGCGCACGCGCTCCGCGACATCCGGAAGCGCGGGCAGCGGTCGCTTACCCTCGATAACGCGTGTCCGCTCCGGCAACGCCGCGCTGATGTATCCGTCGCCGTAAGCAATGTGGTGTGTCTGTGTAGCTGCCATCGTTCGTCCTGTCTCGCCTGTCTTGTGATGCGACAATTGTATTGGGGCTATGGGCTTCGCACAAATAAAACCGATCGCAAAGAAGGTATTACTTGCACGAAAATCGCGGTCGTCCAAGAAAGCACCGTTTCCTTCGTGGAACAGCTCGCCTCCGCCTATCATACATTGTTGGCGACAGGTTCGGCACGCATGGACAAGATGTTTGCAATTGGGTTGTGTGGACATTTTGGGGATATGCTATGTTCAAAGCATGGCAGAAACAAGACTAACTACTGCTCTGAATATCTGAAGATACACGATTTTCTTCTCTCCTACGCCAGAGTGTATGTCAAATAGGAGAGCGGGTGTAAGAACTTCATAGAGGCAATTGTCCGGATTAACAGAACAAGTGCGACGTGGAGAGACCTGTCGGAGAAGTTCGGGTAGTCTAATAGCGAGTTCAGGGGTTTCATGCGCCGGAATGCAAACGGCGTTCGGGAGCGGATGTACCTGACTTTCAATTAAGACTCTGACATGGAAAATCTGTTGATAGACATCGCTAGAAGGGAGCAAGTCACGCAGGAGTTAGGCAGAACCGGGAATGAGCGCAGGATTCGGCATAGTGCGTTTTAGAATGCTCACATCTTAATCACACGCCTGTCCTGAACTACTCAAATCAATGGGTCTAAAGGCGGGAATAGTATTACACCCATCCCCACAAATCCTGATAAAATGGTTCAATGCAACAACGGGTGTACACGGAAGAATCAGAAGTCGAAGACGGCAGGTCTGCGTTGCGGGATAGAGCGCAGGCTCTGCTGGAGTTCGATGTCATACGCGCGCGGGTGGCGGAGCGCGCCACTTTCTTTCCCGCGCGGCAACTCGCCCTAAAATTGCGCCCGTCGTATGACGACTACGAAGTCGCTATGCTGCAGCAAGAGACAGCAGAGGGTCGCGCGGTGCTTGACGAGGCGGGCGAGGTGGATATGTTCTGCCCTGACGACATCGAAGAATCGGTCGTGCGCGCGTCCATCGGCGGCATTCTTACGGGCATGGAATTGCTCGCCGTCGCGCAGACTATCGATGTGCAGGCGCGCGCGAAATCCGGCGTCCTCGCGGTGCGACAGCATGTCCCGCTGCTCGCTGATTTCGCCGAAAGCATACCCAATCTGAGCGAATTGACGCGGCAGATTCGCGGGCGCATCGGCGACAGGGGCATAGTGCGCGACGATGCCACGCACACGCTCCGCGCGCTACGCAGCCAGATACGGCAAGCATACCAGCGCGTTACAAACTCGCTGAATTCGCTGATTCAGAGCGCGCAGTCGGACAACGCGCTGCAAGACAATGTGATTTCGGTGCGCAACGACCGCCTAGTCGTGCAAGTCAAGGCGGAGATGCGCAGCCGCGTACCAGGCATCGTCCACGACGCGTCCAACACCGGCGCGACGCTGTTCGTCGAACCGTTCTCCACCGTCGAAATTGGCAACACTTGGCGCGAACTCGCACTCGCGGAAGAGCGCGAAATTCGCAAAGTGCTGCGCGACCTTTCCACGCTCGTTGGCGAATTGGCGCGCGACATTCAGCGCGGCAGCGAACTGACGGCACGCCTTGACCTGATACTGGCGCGTGCGCGTTATAGCTACGGCATTCGCGGTGTTCGACCATTGTCGCCCGCCGAACTCGCGCCGGGCGCTTCGGCGCCTGCCGCATCCGGCACAGTCGCCAAGCCTAGCGATGCAAACTCCGATGATGACACGGACAGCAAAGAGCAATCGGCAGTCGATATGCGCGTGCGGCTCATCAACGCGCGGCATCCGATGCTGGGCAGGGATGTCGTGCCGGTCAATGTGAGCGTTGGTCCGGACTGGTCGGTGCTTGTGGTTACTGGTCCGAACACGGGCGGCAAAACGGTGGCAATGAAGACGGTCGGGTTGCTCGCGCTAATGCACCAAGCGGGCTTGCAGATACCGGCGGACGATGGAAGCGTGCTGCCCACATTCGACGGCGTGTACGCCGATGTGGGCGACCAGCAGAGCATCGAACAGTCCGTGTCCACATTCAGTTCGCACATGCGCAATGTCATCGAGATTCTCGGCGCGGCGACTCCCGAATCGCTCATATTGCTGGACGAACTCGGCACCAGCACGGACGCTGAAGAGGGATCGGCTCTCGCGCGGGCGATTCTCGAAGACTTGGCGGGCAGAAAGGTGTCCACGATAGCGACCACGCATCATCGCAGCGTGGCGGCGTTCGCGGAGACTTCGCCGGGCATGATGAATTCCAGCGTGCAGTTGGACGCCGATTCGCTGACGCCGACATATCATCTGACACTGGGGATACCCGGCCGTAGCTACGCAATGGCGATCGCCGCAAGCCTAGGGCTGCCGGAGCACATCTTGGAGAATGCGCAGGGCGCTATTGAGCCGCAATACCTGCGCTTCGAAGACTGGCTGACCGAGTTGCAGCGCGAGCGCAATCAGCTGCAAGCGCTGCTGCTAGATGCGGAGCAGTCGCGCGGCAAGGCGGACGCACTTCGCCAGCAACTGGACGAGCAGATTGAATATCTGATAACGCACCGCGACGATATGGTAGAGGGCTTGCGGCGCGGCGTATTGGCGCAGTTCGACGAGACGCAGCGCAGGCTGAAAGCAGCAGAAGCATCGCTTTCGTGGGGAACGCCTGCCGGTTCGTCCGGCGTCGTGCAAACGGAAGACGCGCGCGAGGACATCCGACGCCTGCGCGAGGAGATTGCGGCAGAACGCGCAGCCGTGCCGCCGTCAACGCCCGTCCGTGAGATGCCGCATGAATTGGAAGTCGGTGACAAAGTGTTCGTGCGCGGGCTGAATCTCGGCGGCGTGCTCGTGTCGTTGCCGGAAAACGGCAGCGACGCCGAGGTTGGCATCGGCAATGTGCGAATTCAGGTGCAGCCGTCTCGCCTATCGCTAATTGAACAGCAGCCCGAACAATCTAAGCCGGAGGTCAGCATCAAGATAGGACCGATGCTAGATTCAACCGAGCTGGATGTGCGCGGAATGCGCGCCGACGAATCGCTTGCCGAGCTTGAACTGTTCTTGGACAAGGCAGTGCGCGACGGGTTCAACTCTGTGCGCGTGATACATGGGCGCGGCAAGGGCATCCTGCGAAACGCAGTTCGAGAACATCTGACGAGGCACCCGCTGGCAAGGTCGTTCGAAGCAGAGGCACGAGAGCGCGGCGGCGACGGCGCGACTCTGGTACATCTGGCATAGCGCTATGTTCGTCCGTATCGCGACTTTCGCTGCCGCATTCATCCTGTTAGCATCCGTCGCGGCATGCGCGTCAAACAACGGCCAGCCCGTAACACAGCCCGCGACGGCAATGGCAACAACAACTGCCACAACTGCCACGCCACCGCCTGCCGTTCTGCCCGCCCCTAAACACACGCCATTGCCAAGCGCGACTCGAACCGCATTGCCTACCGCTACAATGACGCCTGCGCCAACCTCTACACCTGCGCCAACTGCGACATCCACACCAATTCCCACGCCAACGTCCGAGCCGACAGTCACGCCGACTCCTACACCAACAGGTCCCTACTTGACCATTGACGACGCCAGATTCAGCGTCTTGATCGCCGACACTCCAGCGCTCCGCAGCAAAGGCTTGGGCGAACGGGACAACCTGCCGGAGCAGACGGGCATGCTGTTCATCTTTGAGACCGGATACGCATCATCGTTCTGGATGAAAGGTATGCGCTTCCCGCTAGATTTCATATGGGTCGGCGAAGACTGCACCGTAGTCTATCTTACTGAAAACGTGCAGCACGCCTCGCCCGACACCCCATCTTCGCAACTGGCGATATATCAGTCTGCCGTGCCCGCCGCATATACATTCGAGATAAACGCCGGCGAAGTGAGCGACTTCGGAATCGAAATTGGCAATAGCGTACAATTCCACAACATCGAATCGGACTTCGCCATGTGCTGCGAAGACGGGGTGTGCGATGGCAACTAGCGCGGATAATGGCGTGGATAATGGCGCGGGACTGCGAGTCGTCTTCATGGGCACGCCTGAGTTTGCGGTGCCGGCTCTCGATGCACTGCTTCAGGTGGGCTGCGAAATCACCGGCGTCTATACGAAGCCTGATAGGCGTTCCGGGCGCGGCAGACGACTCACCGCGCCGCCGGTAAAGCAGGCGGCAATTGAACGCGGGCTGTCTGTTTTTCAGCCCGCATCGCTCAGGCGCGACGCGGAGGCACGCGCGCAACTTGCCGCGCTGCAGCCCGATGTCATCGTTGTGGTTGCGTATGGGTTGTTCCTGCCCGCCGACACGCTCGCAGTCCCGCCATTGGGCGCGCTGAATCTGCACCCGTCTTTGCTCCCGAAGTATCGCGGTCCGTCGCCGGTGGCGTCCGCGATATTGAATGGCGATACGACGACCGGCGTTACGCTGATGCGCTTGGACGAGGGCATGGATTCCGGGCCAATCATCGCCCAGCGCGATACGCAGATTGGCGCAGAAGAGACGACCGCAGATCTGACGCCGCGCCTGTTCAAGATTGGCGCGCAACTACTCGCCGAATGCCTTCCTCAATGCCGTGATGGCGCAGCCAATGCGATGCCGCAGCGCGAAGCGGACGCGACGATTACCCGATTGCTTACGCGCGAAGATGGAGCAATCGACTGGACGAATTCGGCGGATCACATTGCGCGGCAGGTGCGAGCATATCATCCTTGGCCCGGCAGCTTCACGCGCTGGAACGGCAGACAGCTAAAGGTGCATCAGGCAACGGCTATCGGTATCGGCGCGTTCGAAGAATTGGGCGATGAGTCATTTGAACGGCAAGAGCCGGGCGAGGTTGTCGAGAATCCGCAGGGCATCGCAGTCGTGTGTGGGGATGACTTGCTGCTGCTACTGCGCTTGCAGATAGAAGGGCGGCAGGCGACAGACATCGACGACTTCGTGCGCGGATACCGCGATTTCCCGGGTTCACGTCTCGGCTCTACCTGATATAATCGGCGCAATAACACTCATAGACACGGTCAATTTCAAACGGCAGAGGTGCGACATGGACAAGGCGCTTTCGGGAGTGAAGATACTGGATATGAGCCGCGTGCAAGCGGGTCCGTCGTGCGCCCAGTTGCTGGCGTTTCTTGGCGCGGATGTCATCAAGTTGGAGGACACCGTCGGCGGCGACAACACGCGCTGGGAGCAGGCGCACATCGACGGCGTGGACAGCGTGTATTACACCATCTTCAATAACAACAAGCGCGCCAT contains the following coding sequences:
- the plsX gene encoding phosphate acyltransferase PlsX, which produces MTTTDMPVRIAVDAMGGDNAPAEVVEGAVAAAKQGGVQILLVGDPEQVQAELAKHDTANLPIMPVPSEGVIVEGEAPALALRQKPRASIIVATGLVKQGKAHAAVSMGSTGGTMASAAVILGLSEGVDRPALGGPVVGVSPNTFIIDLGTNVDCRPTQMLSFAVIGDVFARQFWGIGEPRVALLSVGAEAGKGNRQVREATELLEKSGLRFIGNIEGDDLAAGKAEVVVCDGFVGNIVMKLTEGLGGALSSHLNNALRDKFGDAEVDAVLEELRGLTNIVGSAGGGPIFGVNGISIVGHGAGDAVAVQRAIATAKFAHDIDFIPKLNEEMAEVFGRVQDN
- a CDS encoding MaoC family dehydratase — encoded protein: MQQGDTLPIIEKTITQPQIARYADAAGDHNPIHLDAEFAAGADFGGTTLDGTIAHGMMILASISEMLTTAFGEDWLNSGSLKVRFRGPVYPGETIATFGSVRKVSEFDDARELNCAVGVRKDNGDIAINGNAVVRIANGA
- a CDS encoding TfoX/Sxy family protein; amino-acid sequence: MAYNEELALRIRQSLGERSGIVERKMFGGLCFMAHGNMLGGVMGNEVIVRVGAERYEDALRLPHAREMDFTGRPMHGFVVVGVDGISSDGDLANWVERGLEFALSLPPK
- a CDS encoding DUF2088 domain-containing protein; this encodes MSTQPNCKHLVHACRTCRQQCMIGGGELFHEGNGAFLDDRDFRASNTFFAIGFICAKPIAPIQLSHHKTGETGRTMAATQTHHIAYGDGYISAALPERTRVIEGKRPLPALPDVAERVREVIANPTAHEPLHKLVNGKSKVVIAFDDASGAYFRTQRTDFRRTAIEVVVEELRKAGVPLGNITLLLSQGLHRKLSRTEMETFLGRRLVLQFGYNNLYCHDAEDPSQIVHLGYTRRGFDVEVNRAILDADQFIYLNTMWAPFNGGWKSTAVGLGTFKSIRHHHRPWPIASGQSVDDPKNSAFKKLVWEQGALIKQALEAKGRRVFTIESVYDNSEPRKDIIEINGGHPTEVHPYTLAAIQEQQVVDVQGQSDILVAGVANWNECYSKFSTVNPILASNQAMANTVMQFQGTPLVREGGIAILAHPLTAQFDARRFAPYKEFYDKLLTQETDPYWLWENYVEEFAHRPEFIHGYRYGHAYHGSHPFFMWNSSGIPKRYLSRIMFAGVRDTDAARRMGYEAFETVEDAVAAAEAELGNQASITLMQRHRHFIPRVTAE
- a CDS encoding DUF192 domain-containing protein, with amino-acid sequence MATTTATTATPPPAVLPAPKHTPLPSATRTALPTATMTPAPTSTPAPTATSTPIPTPTSEPTVTPTPTPTGPYLTIDDARFSVLIADTPALRSKGLGERDNLPEQTGMLFIFETGYASSFWMKGMRFPLDFIWVGEDCTVVYLTENVQHASPDTPSSQLAIYQSAVPAAYTFEINAGEVSDFGIEIGNSVQFHNIESDFAMCCEDGVCDGN
- a CDS encoding methionyl-tRNA formyltransferase — its product is MATSADNGVDNGAGLRVVFMGTPEFAVPALDALLQVGCEITGVYTKPDRRSGRGRRLTAPPVKQAAIERGLSVFQPASLRRDAEARAQLAALQPDVIVVVAYGLFLPADTLAVPPLGALNLHPSLLPKYRGPSPVASAILNGDTTTGVTLMRLDEGMDSGPIIAQRDTQIGAEETTADLTPRLFKIGAQLLAECLPQCRDGAANAMPQREADATITRLLTREDGAIDWTNSADHIARQVRAYHPWPGSFTRWNGRQLKVHQATAIGIGAFEELGDESFERQEPGEVVENPQGIAVVCGDDLLLLLRLQIEGRQATDIDDFVRGYRDFPGSRLGST